In Rhodopirellula sp. P2, the DNA window AGGACTTGCTCGAACGTGTCGAGGACGTGCTTTGGAATCGACGCGGTGACGCGACCGATCGCATGCTGGACTTCGCCGAGACCGTCAAAGGCAGCGGCAAGAAGAAATCCGGCGAAGACTTGGCGTGGCGTGAGCATTCGATCGAAGAACGGATGAAGCACGCCTTGATCAAAGGCATCGACAAATACATCGTCGAAGACACCGAAGAGGCTCGGCAACACTACGACAAATGCTTGCACATCATCGAGGGCCCGTTGATGGCGGGGATGAGCGTGGTCGGTGATTTGTTCGGGCAAGGCAAAATGTTCTTGCCCCAGGTCGTCAAATCCGCCCGCGTGATGAAGAAGGCAGTGGCCTACCTTGAGCCGTTCATGGAACAGGAAAAGATCGAGGCTGGAACGCAAGATTTCAAAGCTCGCGGGAAGTTCCTGATTGCAACGGTCAAAGGCGACGTGCACGACATCGGCAAGAACATTGTGGGTGTGGTGTTGCAGTGCAATAACTACGAAGTGATCGACCTGGGCGTGATGGTTTCCAGCGAAAAAATTCTGGAAGAAGCCGTCAAGCATGACGCTGACATGATCGGTTTGTCGGGGCTGATCACACCCAGCCTCGATGAAATGGTTCATGTCGCTCGTGAGATGAAACGCATTGGCATGAAGAAGCCTCTGTTGGTCGGTGGTGCAACAACCAGTGCCAAGCACACAGCGGTTCGGATTGCACCGGCTTACGATGGTCCGGTGTTGCACGTCTTGGACGCCAGTCGCAGCGTGGGTGTCGTGGAGAAATTGCTCAGCGATGAGTCTCGCGATGCTTTCCTGGAAGCCAACGTCAATGAACAAGTGAAGTTGGTCAGCAGTTTCCGCGAGCGGAAACAGGCTTTGGTGCCTTATGAACAAGCCCTCGAGAAACGATTCCAAACGGATTGGGAGACGGTTCGCATCGACCAGCCCGAGTTCATTGGCACGAAGGTGCTCGATGATGTCCCGCTGGCCACGCTTCGCGAATACATCGATTGGTCGCCGTACTTCATGACTTGGGAATTGAAGGGCAAGTACCCGAAGATCTTCCAAGACAAAACGGTCGGTCCGATCGCCAAAGAAGTGTTCGAGAAAGCGAACAAGATGCTCGACCGAGTCATCGAAGAAAAGCTGATCCAGGCCAAGGGCGTGTACGGGTTCTGGCCGGCAGCATCCGATGGCGATGACATCATCGTCTACACCGATGAAACTCGGACGGAAGAACGCACGCGATTCCATTGCTTACGCCAGCAATGGGAACGCCGCGGACAAAAGGACTATCGTTCGTTGGCCGATTACATCGCCCCGGTTGAGAGCGGTCGCAAGGACCACCTCGGTGGTTTTGCCGTGACGGCTGGACTGGGTGCCGAAGAATTGTCGATGCGATTCAAAAAGGAACTCGATGACGAAAGCTCGATCATCGCGTCCGCGGTGGCTGATCGTTGTGCCGAAGCGTTCGCGGAGTACTTGCATCAACAGGTCCGCCAGCAATGGCAATACGGCAAGGAAGAGAACTTGTCCAACGAAGAGATGATCGCGGAAAAGTACCGTGGCATTCGACCGGCGGCAGGCTATCCCGCGTGTCCCGATCACACCGAGAAACGGACTCTGTTTGACTTGTTGGAGGCCGAGAAGAACACCGGCATCCAACTGACCGAGAGCTATGCGATGTCACCAGGAGCCAGTGTCAGCGGTCTGTACTTCTCGCACCCCGAAGCCAAGTACTTCACCGTCGACCGGATGACCAAGGACCAAATCGAATCGTACGCAGCTCGCAAAGGCTGGCCGATTTCGGAAGTCGAGCGTTGGTTGTCGCCCAACTTGGCGTATGACCCTTCGTAATCACCGATGGATGTGGTTGGTCGTGCCGTTTTGCTGAACCCTCCCCTCGCTCGACCCTCCCGGGGGACGTCGATTTTATCACTGACGTCTTCGAGGCGTCCTTCGCCCAGGACCTGAACCGTAGTGGACGAGGCGACGAGGCCTTCCCCACGCAAGGGACTTGTTGCCTCGTCCACTACCAAATGCTGCCCTTCATCAATCGACATCCCCTGCCTGCTGAGACAGAATCGGGAGGCGGAGCCTCCAAGACAGTGTGTTCCCAGGCAGAGCCTGGGAACAAGGAAACAGGGAAGAAAACCGTCAATCATTCAACCGACCCTCCCGGAGGGAGGGGAATGGGATTGTGCGGACTTGTTTCGATACCAACGTCCGGACGGAAGGTGAAGTTTAGGAAACACTGGAAATTGAGATGCAAGTGAACCGCACGTCCTCGTGTCTATTCGTCGGGGTCGCCCTCGCATTCTTGGCGCGAGGTTCGATCGTGCTGGCCAAACTGGATTCGTTGGATGCGGATCCTGATGCCTATCGAGTGATCGCGGAAACGCTGGCCCAAACCGGCACCTTTGGTTTGATGGGGGAGGGTGGGGTGGCGACACCGACCGCGTTTCGTCCGCCACTGTATCCGTGGTTGCTTTCGTTCCTCGTCGATGCCGATGGCCATTTGGCGTCTCGTTGGGTCGCCGTGTTGCATGTGTGCTTGGGAGTGTTGACGGTTGGTTTGACGTGGGACATCGCTCGCCGGTGGTGGTCGGATCGAGCGGCCTGGATCGCTGCTGCATTCGTGACAATCGATCCGATGCTGCTGTGGCAATCGACTCTGGTGATGACGGAAACCATCGCCACCGCACTGACGACGTTGGTTTGGTGGTGGTGGGTGGCGAAGCTGAATCCCAGGTCCGCGGATGTCCCCTTGAACGCTGGCACGCACGCCCACGGATGTGATCGATCGTCCTTGTGGTCCCTGGCCAACGCGGTGGTGTTCGGTGGTTTGCTATCGCTGACCGTTCTGTGCCGGCCAACGTTCTTGGTTTGGGCGGTGTTGTTGATCCCGGCCTTGTTCTTCATGGGGTCCACTTGCCGGATCCGGCGGGCGGCACGTGTCGGCGTCGTGGGGATGCTCCTCTTTGGGACGGTTGGGCTGTGGACGTTGCGGAACGTTTCGCAGCTGGGGCATCCGGTTTGGGCGACCACGCATGGTGGCTACACGTTGCTGCTGGCCAACAACGATTCGTTTTATGACTCCCTGGGCGAGTCCTCGGATGGTTGGCTGCCTTGGGATCGAACCCCATGGGATCCAGCCGAGTTCTTTGCGGAATACGAAGCCCGTGAACGGGGCGCCGATGAGGTGTCGGATGATCGCGTCGCCTATGAAATGGCCAAGTCCACCATCTTGAATCGGCCGGCGATGTTCGCGTGGTCTTGTGTGGTGAGAGCAGCGAGGCTCTGGCACCCGTTCCCTGCCCGCACACCCGATCGATCGATGCTGGTTGTGCTGGTGATCGGGTTGTATCAAACCGGTTTGTTGTTCTTGGCTGGGGGGGGGATTGGCAAGCATTGGCGTTCGTGGCGGCAAGTCAACGCTTGGCCTGTGTTCGCGTTGATCATCACGCTGACCGCGGTGCACAGTGTGTACTGGAGCAACCCCAGAATGCGTTCGCCAGTCATTCCCATGTTGGCGGTTGCAGCAGCGTGTTGGATGGTGCCCAAGCAAGCGGATCGAACCAAACCGACGTAGCCGGACACCGTAGGCCAGGTTCTACCTGGCGATCGTGATTGACTGCTCCGTCGGAAGCTTGCAATGGATCGTGTTGTTGACGTCTCGCTTTGTTCCAAAGCATCGGCTGGGTTTCCAGGTGGGACCTGGACGACGAGCTCCATTCATAACCTGCTGCGTCAGCAGGATGATTCAACAGCCGTCCGAATTCTTGGCGAATCCGGCTACGGTTTCTTTGATGGAGTCAGCGTTGTTCGAGCAGGGATCGTTGACGCTCGTATTTGTAGCCGGGGACGAAAAAACATCCCGCGGCGACGACGCCAAAGATCAGGTGCGCCGCGGAGGGGAACACCGCCATCGCCACGGACGTCGCCAGCAAGAGCACGGTTTGGATGTAGAACGCACCGCTCAACATTCCGGCTTTGATCAAGAATACCATGGCGGTGATCACGCCCAGCATCGGTGCCAATCGCAATGGTTCCAGTCCGATCCACCATTCCAACGGAAACAGCAAAGCGGTCGCAATCAGGCTGGCGCCCCACACATGAGCGACTTGTCGTTCGATGAAGGTGACCGGCCCCATGCGTTGGCGTAGTTTCCAAAACACGGCGGCCCAGGCGCTCAGCCCGATCACCCACACGGCGATGTAGATCCAACGCTCATTGATTCCCGCCAGCGCCATCTGCCAAGTCATCAGGCTGGCGACCAACAGCACCAGCGAATGCCACATCCAAAGCAGACCCCATTTTTCGAGCACGGCCGCATGATGCGTTTCGCGAAAGACTCGGGCGATGACTTGGTTGAAGTGGCCACTGCGAGCATCGACTCGTTCGTCGGCGAGGTAGGCTTCGATGTCTTTGGCGAGAGCTTCCGCGGTCGGGTAACGCAGATCGGCTGGCTTTTGCAGGCACCGAATGGTGATCATTTCCAGGTCCCGGTCCAAACTTGGACGCAGCGCCCGTGGTGGCGTGGGGTCTTGTTCGGTGACCAACATCACCAGTTCCATCGGCGATTCGGCGACGAAGGGTGCCCGTCCGGTCAGGGCGAAATACAGCACACAGCCGAGCGAATACACATCGCTGGCGGGACCGATGTCACCGCGACGACCGCCGGCTTGTTCCGGTGACATGTACGCCGGAGTTCCGACCAACATCCCGGTCCGCGTCAGATCCATCTTGGCACCGACTTGCTTGGCCAACCCGAAATCCGTGATCATCGGACGTTCGTCATCGGCGATCAGGATGTTGCCGGGTTTGATGTCGCGGTGCAGGATGCCGGCTTCATGAGCCACCGCGACAGCGCGCGCGATTTGAGCGACCATGCGGGCTGCCTCACGAGGCGCCATCGGGCCGGAGGCGACTCGTTGGGACAGCGTTTGTCCTTCGATGAACTGCATGCTGAAGAACGGGCGCCCCTCAATGTCGCCGACTTCGTACACCGGCACGATGCTGGGGTGATCCAGCGATGCTGTTGCAGCGGCTTCCGCCATGAACCGTTGCAGGTCCGCGTCGCTGGCCAAGCGACCGCGAAGGATCATCTTGATCGCGACTTCTCGATCGAGCGACCGCTGGCGGGCGCGAAAGACCACGCCCATGCCGCCACGGCCGACCTCCTCCAGCAGGTCAAAGTCACCGATCGTGGTTGGCAAACGCAGACTGCGCCAGCGACTGGATGAATCTTCGATTGGCGATTCTTGCGGGCCTTCTGGAGGGAGTTCGTCGTGAGCGACTCCGGCGGTGTCGGTGACCAAGACGGCACCCCAAAGCTCTCGCAGATCTTTCGCGAGCGTTGGATGCTGAGAGCAGGTCGCATTGAAATCGACAGGCCGGCCCTGGCAGACTTGGTCGGTCAATTCCGCCAACACATTGGCAAGGTACTGGTCGTGTGATTCCGCGTTCTCAGGCGACGATGCCTGCACCGCGGGAACAGCGTCGCTGGCGGACAAGGGAGGCCTGGGCGGGTCGGGCCTGGGCGGGTCAGGTTGCGAGGTCATCGACGCCTCAACCCTGCGAGTCAGTGTCGGCGCCGAAGTTTTCTTTGTCTTCCTCAAGCACCGCTTTCAATCGCCGCACGGCTCGCAAGTAACGCATGCTGGCGGCGGGCGGATTGAGGTCGAGGACTTCCGCGATCTCGAGGTTGGAAAGGTGTTCGTAGTGACGCATCAAAATCACTTCGCGGTCGCCCTCGTCCAACTTTTGAATGGCGGCTTCCACCTGAGCAGCAATTTCTCGCTGGGTCGCGACGGCGGCGGGCGTCATCGCAGGGTCGCACAACTGGATCGCCAAATTCACAGACGATTCATCCACCCGTCCCCCGCCCGCGATCGGTTGCTCGCGGTCCATGTTGCGTTTGGCGCTGACACGGTGGCGACGGTAGGTGTCGATGATGTGGTCCCAAGCGATCTGCCGGAGCCACAAATGGAACGCCATCACAGGGTCGTCCAGGTACTTCTGAAGCCGACCACTGGCTTCGACCAAAACCTCCTGAACAACATCGCTGACGTCCACTCGGCGTTGGACTTTTCGGTCCAAGCGGACCTCCACCAGGCGACGGATGGGGCCGCGGTGTCGGTCGAGCAATTGGTTGACGGCTTCGGGATCGCCCTGGCGTGCGGCTTGAAGCAGCACTTCAGTGTTGTCGCCCGAGGGCCATAAAGATTGGGTCATGGTCACGCTCCAATCCCATGGTAGCGTGTCGGAAATGGGGGCAGGCGTTCCCCGCTCACTTCCATTCGCGAATTTGGATGTTCTTGAACCAAACTTTCATCGCGGGGCCTTGGTGCAGTTGCAATGCGATGACGCCGGAGTCGGCTTTTTTACCCGGTTGTTGATCAACCACGCGGATCATCAAGGTTTCGTTGATGAACTGCTCGAGTTGGTTGTCACGAACCAAGATTCGGTAGTCATTCCATTCGCCCAGGTGGATGCTGTTGGCGAGTTCTTCGGCGGTCGCGAATTGTTCGGTCGTCTTTTCGCCAGTCGCCCAAATGGTGGTTTGTTGTCCGCGAGTGGCCAGGATTCCACGACCTTTCTCTTCGTACAAGATGCCCGCGAAACGGTTGGTCGCATCGATGTCGGCTTGGTAACCGCCGACGATGAATTTCTCTTCGTCGAGGACTTGGCTGCGGTACTGGATGCCCGAGTTGCCGCCAATCATTTTGAATTGCAGTGTCAGCTCAAAGCTGCCTTTGACCGGGCGATCGAGAATCAAAAACGTGTTTTGTTTGATCGGTGCTTCGTCGGTGGTTTGACCGTGGATGGCTCCGTCCTCGACCGACCACAGATCGTCGCGTCCCCGCCATCCATCGAGGGTTTTGCCATTGAACAAGGTGATGGTTTTGGCACCCTGCATTGATTTCGCCAAGGCAACCTTCTCGCTGTCTTGGGCGTTGGCGGGTGAAACCGCGACGGCGGCGACAAGGGTCAGGAAGCAAAGAACGCGGTTCACGGTTGAGCTCATGAGGTGGGTCCAGGAAGGTAGGTTTGTTAGGAAGGAGACACCAAGGACCGGCAGTTTAACCGGAGGGATGTGTCGATGTTGGCTGGCAACATCAAAGCGGCAATCGTTTTTCGCCCATTGGAAGCGGCGTCCGGCGGGATCGTGGTCGAGCGATCTCTATGAATCTTCACCGAGGTTGAACAGGTGCCGCAACGCTTCCAGCAGCCCTCGCGAGTGACCGTCGGCGGCGTCATCTCGCAGCGATGCCATGGGCGGGTGCAGCAATTTGTTGGTCAGTCGATCGAATGATTTTTCGATCTCTTTTTGCATGGCGGTGTCGGTGGAACCATTGAGTTTTCCGAACAGGCGTTGCAGTTCTTCGGTTTTGACTTGGTCGGCTCGTTCACGAAGCCGACGAATGACTGGCCCGGTCGACCGCTGTTGCAACGATTGAAAGAACCCATCGACTTCTTCATCGATGATCTTCTTCGCCTTGGGCCACTGTTTTTCGCGTTCACGACGGTTGCGATTGCAAGCGGCTTGGAGGTCGTCGATCTGGTACAGGTACACGCCGGGCTCATCGCCAATGATCGGATCAAAATCTCGCGGGACGGCCAAGTCCAGGACCAGCATGATGCGGCCTTCTCGTTTGGCGTTCAGGGCCGCAAAGGTGGCGGCGTCGACAATCGGTTCCTCGGCCGAGGTCGTTCCAATCAGCAGATCCGCGCGAATGATTTGGTCGGATAAATTCTCCATCAACTCGGCTTCGGCACCAAACTCCGCGGCCAGCTTTTGAGCTCGATCGAGGCTTCGGTTGACAACGCACAGATTGTCGGCGCCGCCATTTTTGAGGTACCGAAGTGTTTCCTCGGCCATCTCACCGGCACCGCACAGGACCACGCGTTTGCCTTGCAGACGATTGAAGACCTCGGGGACAACTTCCCCGATCGCGACGCTGGGAACACTCAGTCGGCGACGGTGGATGCTGGTTTCGGTTTGGACCCGTTTCGCGGTTCGGTTGGCGGCTTGGAACACGCCGTGGGTGATGGGGCCGGTGCGCTCGGCTTCGTTGGCCAAGTCATAGGACTGTTTGACCTGGGATAAAATCTGAGCTTCTCCAACGACCATGCTGTCCAAACTGGCGGCGACCAAGAACAGGTGTTCGACGGCTTCACGGCCTTCTCGAAGGATCATGTGATTGGCGACAAAGTCACGCGATTGATTCAAACAATCAGCGACCAAATCGATCAAATCATCGGACTGCAGGAAGCCTGGGCTGCTGCCAGCTCCATACAACTCGACCCGGTTGCAGGTGCTGAGCAAGACCAATTCCGCACCGGCGAAGCGTTGCCCAAACATTTCGAAGGTGCGACTGATCTCGACTTCGGTGAACGACAGCTGTTCGCGAATTTCAACGGCAGCGTCGTGGTGGCTGCACCCGATCATCTTCAGCGTCATGACTGGCCTCGCGGCACAATCGTTTCCATGGCCGCTTCGTTGTCGAGTGACTCACTGCTGGCGTCGACGTCTGGCTTGGATGGTTGGACGGGGGAGTTGGATTGGTCGGCACCGTGGGAACTGGAAAGCACCCCGGTCATGGCGAGCACCAAGAATCCAAAGCTGGCCAGGGTCAGGTAGGCGATTTTGCGACCGCGACTGGCGGGAGCGTAGATGTATTCGACCAACGTGGCGGTCACCAACCACAGGAACAGCACGCCTGACAGGATGATTCCGCCATCGGTCCAGGGGATCATGCCGAGTCGGTTCCAGTTCATGACAACGCCGGAGACCAGCCCCACGCCAACCGAAGCGGTGCTGATGACCAAGCAGCTTCGATTGAGGTTTTGCAGTGTTTCCAGTGTCGGCAACCTCAAGGACGAACCGGCTTGTTTGCGTTTCAGACGCCAAGACTGGACCAAGTACATCGCCCCGGCCAAAAAGCCGACCAGCACGGCAGCCGAGCCCAGCATCATGGAGACCCCGTGGACGCCCCGCCACACCTCCACCGCTTCATTTCGCTCGAACGCGGGCAGGTTGCTGACCAGTCGGGAAAGCGCAATCATCGCCAGAATGGCCGGCAGGAAAAACAGCCCGATGATCGTGTCCGGCCGTCTCAAATAGAACGCGAAAAAGGCGATGGCCAGTCCCAACGCGACCATCAGCGACCAATCCGTCCAGGTTGCCAGGCGTCCGATGTTGGCTTCGTTGCTGATCGAGGCGGCTCGCAGAGCCAAGTAGGTGACGTGGGTGAAAATCCCCAGTCCCATCATCACAACGACGGCCAGGCCACGACCCGGGACCCGGCCTAGAAAACGCAGCGCTTCCAGGACCAGCACCACGAGGTAGCTGGCGGAGAAACAAGTGACTGAAATTTGACGCAATAGTTCCATGATGACTGTATCCTACACCGACCTGAAAAATTGTCAGCCTGGAGAGGGATCGCTCACCAGGGTTGTTGCAGGAATGCCTGGATTTGGAGAGCACCGTCGGTGCCCATTCGCACCCGGATGGCTCCTTCTCGGGAGGTCACGTGCACACCGCCTCCGGCCGCGGACAGCATGGCGGTGACCTCGGGTTTGGCGGCCCTTTGGCCTCCGCTGACAACCGTTTCCAATGGCCGTGCCCATTGAAGAACCGCCTCGGCATCCATCCGCAGGCTGCCATGATGAGGTGCCATCATCACCCCTCCGGGCGGTGGGCGAGGTGTGTTGGTCAACACCGCAGTTCCGGGGGGCTCCAAGTCACCGGGCAACAATAGCACGCGTTCGCCCCAGTCGATTCTCAACACCAATGAATTCGCGTTGTCGTTGGCGTCCATTCGTTCTCGGGGTGGATGCAGCACTTCCAACTGATCCAGCCAACTCGGTTGGCCGCGTCGAATTCGTTGACCGCGGCTGACTTCTTGCACCGGAATTTGGTGGCGGCGGATCGTTTCGGAGGCCCTGGCCAAGGCACTGCCGTCGCCCTCAAAAAAGCCGGGCGGAACGAGCACCATGCCAATCGAGAATCGCTCGGCCAATCCCGGCAATGCGTTGTAGTGATCGGTGTCCGCATGCGACAGAAAAATTCCATCGATGCGGGTGGCTCCCAGCGACCACAGCGCGTCCTCGATGTTTCGGCTGGTCGCATTGGCGTTCCCCATCCAGCCACAATCGTACAGCCAGATCTCTTGGCGGTTGGGACGTAGGATCGTCGCGGTGCCATGTCCCACGTCCACAAAAGTTGCTTCCAAGGTTTGGTCGGGGAGTTCCGCCGGAGAGGTTGCCAACGCAAACGCGATCCCAATCCACCCCACCAGCAAACCGGCTTCGAGCACGCGGCGGCGAATGCCGCGGGACGTGACGATCGGCCGCATTGCCGCCCAGGCCACCAATCCCACGTAGAACGTGATGACCCAGGGAGTTGGTGGGGACGGAAGCCAAAAGTGACCACCGGGTAGGTCGGCCGCTGAATCGATCACCCACTGCATGATCGCAAGGAGCTTCCCGCAGATCCCTCCGGGAATCCAAGCCAGTGAGGGAAGCGACCATCCGGCCAAGATCGTCAGGACTCCGGCGGACAACGCGAGGGCCATCAGCGGCGACAGCATCACGTTGACGATCACGCTGATCGGCGAGACGACATGGAACTGCGACCACACCAGGGGCAGAGCCATCAGCGTGACCGCGCCGCTGTACCACAGCACTCGGCCGGTCCACGAGGCGATGAATGACAGGGCCCTTCGCCACGCCGCTTGAGATCGCTGGGCCAGTTCGTCAAAGCGTTCCTCCACGCGAATCGTTTCCGCCGCCGGTGTCAGTGCGTTGGAAAAGGGGCGTCCGCAAAGCAACAGGGTGGCGACGGCCAAAAACGACAGTTGCACGCCGATCCCAAAAATCTCGGCTGGCATCCAGACCATCAGGATGATGGCCGCCAAGGACAGGGAATTCAGCGGGTGATGGGGACGCGCAAGCAACCTGGCCAGAATAACCGTCGACAACAAAATCGCGGCTCGGGTCACCGGCGGCCGAGCCCCGGTGATGGCCACGTAGAACAGCATCACGATCACGATCAAGGTGACCGAACCAGCGATCGGCAATCGCAGCAGCCCCGCCACCACGCCCGTCAACAAGACGATGATGCCCAAATGCAATCCGCTGACGGACAACAGGTGCGCGGTGCCTGTTACCAGCAAGCGTTCATTGGTGGTTCGGTCCAGGAAATCACGTTGCCCCAGGGTCAACGCGAGCGCCAGCCCACGCTGAGAGGGTTCGATCTGATTCAGGATGGTGTCTCGAGCCGAGGCGGCTCGATCGGCCAGCCAACGTTGCAGCCAAACGTTCCAGGAGTGCTGCCCGTTTGCATCGCCAGCGTTCGGTAGCTGTTCGACTTGATCGGCCGAGCCCACTCGCATCCGAGCATGAACGTTTTGTCGCCGTGCTGCGATCCGTTGGTCGGTTTCCCCCGGGTTGCTGGGGGGAGGAATGGCAGCGATCCGACCGTACAGCTTGACCGTATCGCCCGGCCGCAGGTCCTGTCGTTCTGCATCGACCATGACCATCACGCGGCCGGTGATCGGAACAGGTTGGGTCCCTCGTCGCATGGTCACCACCCGAACGACCAATCGAGTTTGGTACTGCACGTCGTGGTGACCGTTGGGGCCGGAACCCATGCCTGTGACGCCGGACGTCCGCGCGACGGTGTTCTCCAGAGCATCGCGTTGCAAGCGAACCGGTTCGTCGATCACGGCAACCATGACGGTTGGTTCTTCTTCAATCGTCAGAACATCCCGGATGGTTGCCGAGGCGTATTGCCATTCATCCAACGCATGCCGGCCCGCGAAAGTGAACAGGATGAATCCAAACCAGCATGCCGTTCGAAGGCGGGTGAGAAGAGTTGGTCGGGTGCGAAGTGAGTTGGAAAGTTTGGGGGCGGCAACCCAGGCGACCCACCAGACCAACACCATCGCGCACATTGTCCCAAGCCAGACCTGCATGGACTGAGGGAAAACGCGGTCGAGCAACAGCCCACTCAATCCCGTTGCCGCAAACATCGTCAGCGGTTGGCGACTGGGAAGCTCGGCCAGGTGACGAGTCGAGAGACTGCCTTGCCGCATTCTGAAGTCAAATCCTTGAGAATAGTTGAGAGCGAAGGACTGCAGGTCGGATAACCGGCACAACCGGTGAGGTGCCGCGCCCTTTCTGTTTGCCTGGTCGGCAAACTCGCCGGAAAGCTCAGCCCTGGCCTAACCCGCGTGCTACTCATTGTACGGCCAAGAACTCTCGGTCACACGCTTCTCGATCTTTGAGGGATTGGACAAATCGTCCGCATCCCAACTCTTCGCACCGTTTCTTATTGCACGAGGAAACCCATGCCAACGACTGTCAAAA includes these proteins:
- a CDS encoding cytochrome C assembly protein, with the translated sequence MMELLRQISVTCFSASYLVVLVLEALRFLGRVPGRGLAVVVMMGLGIFTHVTYLALRAASISNEANIGRLATWTDWSLMVALGLAIAFFAFYLRRPDTIIGLFFLPAILAMIALSRLVSNLPAFERNEAVEVWRGVHGVSMMLGSAAVLVGFLAGAMYLVQSWRLKRKQAGSSLRLPTLETLQNLNRSCLVISTASVGVGLVSGVVMNWNRLGMIPWTDGGIILSGVLFLWLVTATLVEYIYAPASRGRKIAYLTLASFGFLVLAMTGVLSSSHGADQSNSPVQPSKPDVDASSESLDNEAAMETIVPRGQS
- a CDS encoding ComEC/Rec2 family competence protein, producing the protein MRQGSLSTRHLAELPSRQPLTMFAATGLSGLLLDRVFPQSMQVWLGTMCAMVLVWWVAWVAAPKLSNSLRTRPTLLTRLRTACWFGFILFTFAGRHALDEWQYASATIRDVLTIEEEPTVMVAVIDEPVRLQRDALENTVARTSGVTGMGSGPNGHHDVQYQTRLVVRVVTMRRGTQPVPITGRVMVMVDAERQDLRPGDTVKLYGRIAAIPPPSNPGETDQRIAARRQNVHARMRVGSADQVEQLPNAGDANGQHSWNVWLQRWLADRAASARDTILNQIEPSQRGLALALTLGQRDFLDRTTNERLLVTGTAHLLSVSGLHLGIIVLLTGVVAGLLRLPIAGSVTLIVIVMLFYVAITGARPPVTRAAILLSTVILARLLARPHHPLNSLSLAAIILMVWMPAEIFGIGVQLSFLAVATLLLCGRPFSNALTPAAETIRVEERFDELAQRSQAAWRRALSFIASWTGRVLWYSGAVTLMALPLVWSQFHVVSPISVIVNVMLSPLMALALSAGVLTILAGWSLPSLAWIPGGICGKLLAIMQWVIDSAADLPGGHFWLPSPPTPWVITFYVGLVAWAAMRPIVTSRGIRRRVLEAGLLVGWIGIAFALATSPAELPDQTLEATFVDVGHGTATILRPNRQEIWLYDCGWMGNANATSRNIEDALWSLGATRIDGIFLSHADTDHYNALPGLAERFSIGMVLVPPGFFEGDGSALARASETIRRHQIPVQEVSRGQRIRRGQPSWLDQLEVLHPPRERMDANDNANSLVLRIDWGERVLLLPGDLEPPGTAVLTNTPRPPPGGVMMAPHHGSLRMDAEAVLQWARPLETVVSGGQRAAKPEVTAMLSAAGGGVHVTSREGAIRVRMGTDGALQIQAFLQQPW